In one window of Prevotella fusca JCM 17724 DNA:
- a CDS encoding substrate-binding domain-containing protein — MQMKQHLYIMLLILLLSACSGNNGKKYVIGVSQCSEDIWRDKLNNELVMSTYQYDNVTLKFASANDNDKLQKQQIEQFIKEGISLLIVSPNQIHTISSVIDKAYDAGIPVILFDRKTDSGKYTAFMGADNYEAGHEMGQFIAQQLGGKGNVVEIGGLKGSSPSIERDRGFTDAMKAYPGIRIVDRRYADWLKNRGEAVMDSMLRQCMEIDYVFAQNDRMAVGALQAAEKHGVKDLKFVGIDALPVPGGGMESVRDGRLMASYIYPTRGDLVMQLALNILEKKPYKRDNYLKGTLVTSNNANALLLQNEEIMKQTARLQSLHGKVDNYLAQYNHQKVYLVLFSIIVLLLVGIMIYVYRSIVARHRIEEETVAAKLQFFTNISHELRTPLTLIADPVDYIIHDSNLNAQQRDMLQIVQRNVAVLTRLVSEILDFRKVQNGKMKLHLSDFDLAESMRQWFSLFATSAQKKNISLQLEVPEALSMRADHDKLERICYNLLTNAMKYTPNGGRITFAASVEGDKVRITVSDNGIGIAHDEQPYIFNRFYQAKNAEHGTGIGLALVKAFTELHHGLATVESREGEGSRFIITMPLRQAGELSSSRSEQAFSPVVETVADEDVPNQARHIDDLVLPDETARPEVLVIDDNSDIRAYLRTALSSIYKVSEAIDGKSGLEMARRIVPDLIISDIMMPVMDGLEFCSQLKQDKAISHIPVILLTARSLDDQRVEGYEHGADAYISKPFSLRLLLSRIDNLIQSRKKLSQLFSNSDENDVFEKLSNETDKTFITQLRKIIQDNLGDSEFNVERFGDEIGLSRVQLYRKVKALTGHSPVEMLRKARLMRARHLLQTTDKSVSEVAYAVGFSTPSYFSKCYKEEFDLQPAQER, encoded by the coding sequence ATGCAGATGAAACAACACCTATATATCATGCTTCTTATATTGCTGCTTTCGGCGTGCTCGGGTAACAACGGAAAGAAGTATGTCATCGGTGTGTCGCAATGTTCAGAGGACATCTGGCGCGATAAGCTCAACAACGAGCTTGTGATGAGTACCTATCAGTATGACAACGTAACACTGAAGTTTGCTTCTGCTAATGATAATGATAAGCTGCAGAAACAGCAGATTGAGCAGTTTATAAAGGAAGGTATCAGCCTGCTCATTGTTTCACCTAACCAGATTCATACCATTTCATCGGTCATCGACAAGGCTTACGATGCCGGTATTCCCGTAATTCTTTTTGACCGCAAGACTGATTCCGGGAAGTACACTGCCTTTATGGGAGCTGATAACTATGAGGCTGGGCACGAGATGGGACAGTTCATAGCGCAACAGCTTGGTGGTAAAGGAAACGTTGTTGAGATAGGCGGACTGAAGGGGTCCTCACCTTCCATTGAGCGTGACCGTGGCTTTACGGACGCCATGAAGGCTTATCCTGGTATTCGGATTGTAGACCGTCGTTATGCCGACTGGCTGAAGAATCGTGGCGAAGCCGTTATGGACAGCATGCTCAGGCAGTGCATGGAGATTGATTATGTCTTTGCACAGAATGACCGTATGGCTGTCGGTGCCCTGCAGGCAGCGGAGAAGCATGGGGTGAAGGACTTGAAGTTTGTCGGTATTGATGCCCTTCCCGTTCCCGGTGGTGGTATGGAGAGCGTGCGTGATGGCAGGTTGATGGCTTCCTATATCTATCCAACCCGTGGCGACCTCGTCATGCAGCTGGCATTGAACATCTTGGAAAAGAAGCCCTACAAGCGTGACAACTACCTGAAAGGCACACTTGTGACGAGCAACAATGCCAATGCCCTGCTCCTTCAGAATGAGGAAATCATGAAACAGACAGCACGGCTCCAGTCGCTGCATGGCAAGGTGGATAACTATTTGGCACAGTATAACCACCAGAAGGTCTACCTCGTTCTGTTCAGCATTATCGTCTTGCTGCTCGTGGGTATCATGATCTACGTCTACCGAAGCATCGTTGCACGGCATCGGATAGAGGAAGAAACTGTTGCAGCCAAGCTGCAGTTCTTTACCAATATCAGCCATGAACTGCGCACACCGCTGACGCTGATTGCCGACCCTGTTGACTATATCATCCATGACAGCAACCTGAATGCGCAGCAGAGGGATATGCTTCAGATAGTCCAACGTAATGTGGCTGTGCTGACCCGTCTGGTCAGTGAGATCCTTGACTTCCGCAAGGTGCAGAACGGAAAGATGAAACTGCATCTGTCTGACTTCGACCTTGCGGAGAGTATGCGGCAGTGGTTCAGTCTTTTTGCCACCTCTGCACAGAAGAAGAACATCAGCCTGCAGCTTGAAGTCCCGGAGGCTCTATCCATGCGTGCCGACCATGACAAGCTGGAGCGTATCTGCTATAACCTCTTGACCAATGCAATGAAGTACACGCCCAACGGGGGCAGGATTACCTTTGCTGCATCCGTGGAAGGAGACAAGGTAAGGATAACGGTAAGCGACAACGGTATAGGTATTGCGCACGACGAACAGCCCTATATCTTCAATCGGTTCTATCAGGCAAAGAATGCGGAACATGGAACTGGAATCGGACTGGCACTTGTCAAGGCATTCACTGAACTGCATCATGGACTGGCAACGGTGGAAAGCAGGGAGGGAGAAGGCAGCAGATTCATCATTACCATGCCGCTCCGTCAGGCAGGAGAATTGAGCAGCTCAAGGTCGGAACAGGCTTTTTCGCCTGTCGTTGAGACGGTTGCAGATGAGGATGTGCCTAATCAGGCACGCCATATTGACGACCTTGTGCTGCCCGATGAGACTGCCCGTCCCGAGGTGCTGGTCATTGATGACAACAGCGACATCCGTGCCTATCTCCGCACAGCACTATCATCTATATATAAGGTGAGCGAAGCCATTGATGGTAAGAGTGGGCTGGAAATGGCAAGGCGGATAGTACCCGACCTTATCATCTCCGATATTATGATGCCTGTCATGGATGGACTGGAGTTCTGCAGTCAGCTGAAACAGGACAAGGCCATCAGCCACATCCCTGTCATCCTGCTCACAGCACGCAGTCTTGACGACCAGCGTGTCGAGGGATATGAGCATGGTGCAGATGCCTATATATCCAAACCCTTCTCCCTCCGGCTGCTTCTTTCGCGTATTGACAACCTTATTCAGAGTAGGAAAAAACTCAGCCAGCTTTTCTCAAACAGCGATGAAAACGATGTTTTCGAGAAGCTGTCGAACGAAACAGACAAGACTTTCATCACCCAGCTGCGCAAGATAATTCAGGATAATCTTGGTGACAGCGAGTTTAATGTGGAGAGATTCGGCGATGAAATCGGGCTTTCCCGCGTCCAGCTCTATCGCAAAGTAAAGGCTCTGACAGGTCATTCTCCTGTTGAAATGCTCCGTAAAGCTCGCCTCATGCGTGCCCGTCATCTGCTCCAGACAACCGATAAGTCGGTGTCAGAGGTGGCGTATGCTGTAGGTTTCTCTACTCCAAGTTACTTCTCAAAGTGCTATAAGGAGGAGTTTGACTTGCAGCCTGCACAGGAACGATAA
- a CDS encoding TonB-dependent receptor translates to MVNFYHLSLRLGALLLATLPAFSIVSAQDDNSNKKDNGNKEESNRNVMLNAASANGPREIQIGLPSADVNVLENGLPVTYATNPRSVNSLWRGDASLSHQGLLKIAETAITTGNIGYAVNSFTQLGQDGFHGTLNYKTNHFGLQEMSLNLNGSLGNGWYYSGSMYQNSDPGTFKIKSSQNQDRTQIYKAAITKRYAGNKGELTAMYSYSNSHPVYTYATQSAPFIYVGDGSVKEYGDFKLGTTSYLPVDANITYRDMRDGQLKSISLYDAIANRSSQISLMNNYDFGNGLSWKAMARFDHGHAALVYQTPMSLINTKAPGFVNNYMQYGIDGSQSLYNGEYVQTRMSCLNSGDVNEFLFTSELSKKFRKSTLRVGVNEWYYHIDYTSNTTMYDQSVPSDGSYAVRLYDAGKRTSFFYDYNKNASEFYRGHENKTALYFTHDWDILPQLNLYYGARVELQKLKGENLAVKNAAGDYVGRFTDYHLGATAADGTKITPVPLDYSWFNYDLALAATYKVNKHFGLTGDFTYIVQHPKFEAFSPATLPNTDKISVPLGRVGFYYNNSWMSLTSLFSYISKTNNNSTLNLQHGSEIMAAPLTYDIQTIGWTTDVVAHPVKGLDVHFLFTYQRPTYKKYETSVTFADGYVGSINATGNIVAEIPRVLIEFDPSYMVTKDIKLWTSFRYFSKTYANINDAYYFNGHWETFGGVNWQVNKRLALGCTVVNFLNQTGAKGSIAGAELITKDEAKNIKNQLMTGSYLRPFTVEFTASLKF, encoded by the coding sequence ATGGTCAACTTTTATCATCTTTCATTACGCTTAGGTGCGTTATTGTTAGCCACTTTGCCTGCCTTCTCTATTGTCAGTGCTCAGGATGACAACAGTAACAAGAAGGATAACGGGAACAAGGAGGAGAGCAATCGTAACGTGATGTTGAACGCTGCCAGTGCCAACGGTCCACGTGAGATACAGATTGGTCTGCCTTCTGCTGATGTCAATGTGCTTGAGAACGGTTTGCCGGTTACCTATGCAACCAATCCCCGCAGCGTCAATTCTCTTTGGCGTGGCGATGCCAGTCTGAGTCATCAGGGATTGCTGAAGATAGCTGAAACTGCCATTACAACCGGCAATATCGGTTATGCTGTCAACTCTTTCACACAGTTGGGGCAGGATGGTTTCCACGGAACACTCAACTACAAGACCAATCATTTCGGCTTGCAGGAAATGTCGTTGAACCTGAATGGTTCGTTAGGAAATGGCTGGTACTACAGCGGAAGCATGTATCAGAACAGCGATCCCGGTACGTTTAAGATCAAGAGTTCGCAGAACCAGGACCGCACACAGATTTACAAGGCAGCCATCACGAAGCGTTATGCCGGTAACAAAGGCGAGCTTACGGCTATGTACAGCTATAGCAACAGCCATCCTGTCTATACTTACGCCACACAGTCCGCACCGTTTATCTATGTCGGTGACGGTAGCGTGAAGGAGTATGGCGACTTCAAGCTCGGTACGACTTCCTATCTGCCTGTGGATGCGAACATTACCTATCGGGATATGCGTGACGGTCAGTTGAAGAGTATTTCCCTCTATGATGCCATCGCCAATCGCAGCAGTCAGATTTCATTGATGAACAACTACGATTTTGGTAACGGACTCTCTTGGAAGGCAATGGCACGCTTTGATCATGGTCATGCTGCTTTGGTTTATCAGACTCCGATGTCGCTGATTAACACGAAAGCACCAGGTTTCGTCAACAATTATATGCAGTATGGCATTGATGGAAGTCAGTCGCTTTATAATGGTGAGTATGTCCAGACCCGTATGTCCTGTCTGAACTCTGGCGATGTCAACGAATTCCTCTTCACTTCAGAGCTTTCAAAGAAGTTCCGCAAATCAACACTGCGTGTAGGTGTCAACGAGTGGTACTATCACATTGATTATACATCTAATACAACGATGTACGACCAGAGCGTTCCTTCTGATGGAAGCTATGCTGTACGACTCTATGATGCTGGCAAGCGCACGTCCTTCTTCTATGATTATAACAAGAACGCATCCGAATTCTACCGTGGTCATGAAAACAAGACTGCCCTTTACTTCACCCATGACTGGGACATTCTCCCACAGTTGAATCTCTACTATGGTGCCCGTGTAGAGCTGCAGAAACTCAAGGGCGAGAACCTTGCAGTGAAGAATGCAGCTGGTGATTACGTCGGACGATTTACCGATTACCATCTCGGGGCTACTGCTGCCGACGGCACGAAGATAACCCCAGTACCATTGGATTACAGCTGGTTCAACTACGACCTCGCCCTTGCTGCAACCTATAAGGTAAACAAGCATTTTGGACTGACGGGTGATTTCACCTATATCGTTCAGCATCCGAAGTTCGAGGCTTTCTCTCCGGCGACACTCCCTAACACTGACAAGATTTCTGTTCCTCTCGGGCGTGTAGGTTTTTACTACAATAACTCGTGGATGAGCCTCACCTCTCTCTTCTCTTACATCTCAAAGACAAACAACAACTCTACGCTTAATCTTCAGCACGGAAGCGAGATTATGGCTGCACCACTTACTTATGACATACAGACCATCGGCTGGACTACCGACGTGGTTGCCCATCCGGTAAAGGGGCTTGACGTTCACTTCCTCTTCACTTATCAGCGTCCTACATACAAGAAGTATGAAACTTCGGTTACCTTCGCTGATGGATATGTCGGCAGTATCAATGCTACTGGCAACATCGTAGCTGAAATTCCAAGAGTGCTCATCGAGTTTGACCCGAGTTACATGGTTACGAAGGACATCAAGCTATGGACCAGTTTCCGTTATTTCAGCAAGACCTACGCCAATATCAACGATGCCTACTATTTCAACGGACACTGGGAAACATTCGGAGGTGTGAACTGGCAGGTTAACAAGCGACTGGCTTTAGGCTGTACAGTAGTGAACTTCCTCAATCAGACAGGTGCCAAGGGTAGTATTGCCGGTGCAGAACTTATCACCAAGGATGAAGCCAAGAACATCAAGAACCAGCTGATGACAGGTAGCTATCTCCGTCCTTTCACAGTTGAGTTTACCGCTTCTCTCAAGTTCTAA
- a CDS encoding GH32 C-terminal domain-containing protein: MNRKNTILCAALTALTLSATAQTMKITRAGDTTIVKIEKSPQYLILPVEEEKDEAQVLLDNGKATDTWMDVRLAQGKTDYCVPFKLNKGRTSVVKILNLKSDALVLKKGQMKLSNVWDVTNTDFYRPSYHHTPSYGWMNDPNGMFYKDGVYHLCYQYNPYGSKWGNMHWGHAISRDLIHWKEVEPTIARDPMGHIFSGSAVIDKEGTAKYGKDAIVALYTSASDKNGQIQCMAYSTDGGYTFHKYPGNPVLTPFDGLKDFRDPKVFWYAPLKKWYMIVSADKEMRFYSSPNLRDWTYVSAFGQGYGAQPNQFECPDFFQLPVDGNRNKKKWVMIVNINPGCLFGGSATEYFIGDFDGKNFVCDSKPSVAKFLDYGKDHYATVTFSGVQDRVLGIAWMSNWQYANVTPIRQYRGANTLPREFKLFTGKDGQIYMSSNVVPEVAGLRKTFKRLPDLVITQGKESKNLSSSKENAFEMEMDVTPGDAAKTGFILYNEKGEKVNIYFDMKAGRLVMDRTESGRTKFGEKAEAHKIEKEFDLHEHREIKEPFRKLNSVNYKNDFALGTWAPLSLCDSKTYHLDVFVDKCSVEIFVNGGRIAMTNLVFPTQPYTSVKFYSDGNKAAYRNIKVSELRL, from the coding sequence ATGAACAGAAAGAATACTATCCTATGTGCTGCATTGACAGCCCTTACACTGTCAGCCACTGCACAGACAATGAAGATTACACGTGCTGGTGATACCACCATCGTGAAGATTGAGAAGTCGCCACAGTATCTCATCCTTCCTGTTGAGGAGGAGAAGGACGAGGCACAGGTGCTCCTCGACAACGGAAAAGCTACCGACACGTGGATGGATGTACGGCTGGCACAAGGAAAAACCGACTATTGCGTGCCTTTCAAGCTCAATAAAGGCAGGACTTCTGTCGTCAAGATTCTCAACCTGAAGTCTGATGCACTGGTACTCAAGAAGGGACAGATGAAACTTTCAAATGTCTGGGATGTGACCAATACCGATTTTTATCGCCCTTCTTACCACCACACACCTTCGTATGGATGGATGAACGACCCTAACGGTATGTTCTATAAGGATGGTGTATATCACCTCTGTTATCAGTATAATCCCTACGGATCCAAGTGGGGCAACATGCACTGGGGGCATGCCATCAGCCGCGACCTTATCCATTGGAAAGAGGTTGAGCCGACGATTGCACGTGACCCGATGGGACATATCTTCTCAGGAAGTGCTGTTATTGATAAGGAGGGTACTGCGAAATACGGCAAGGATGCCATTGTTGCCCTTTATACATCAGCCAGTGACAAGAACGGTCAGATACAGTGCATGGCATACAGTACCGATGGCGGTTACACCTTCCACAAGTATCCGGGGAATCCAGTCCTTACTCCTTTTGACGGACTCAAGGATTTCCGCGACCCGAAGGTGTTCTGGTATGCACCGCTGAAGAAGTGGTATATGATTGTTTCAGCCGACAAGGAGATGCGTTTCTATTCGTCACCTAACCTGCGGGATTGGACTTATGTCAGTGCTTTCGGTCAGGGATATGGCGCACAGCCTAACCAGTTTGAGTGCCCGGACTTCTTCCAGCTGCCAGTTGATGGAAACCGGAACAAGAAGAAATGGGTGATGATAGTCAACATAAATCCGGGCTGTCTCTTCGGCGGAAGTGCTACGGAATACTTCATCGGTGACTTCGATGGGAAGAATTTTGTCTGCGACAGTAAGCCTTCTGTTGCCAAATTCCTCGATTATGGCAAGGACCATTATGCCACTGTAACCTTCTCTGGTGTCCAAGATCGTGTACTGGGTATTGCGTGGATGAGCAACTGGCAGTATGCCAATGTTACTCCTATCCGCCAGTATCGTGGTGCCAACACTCTCCCACGTGAGTTCAAGCTCTTTACTGGCAAGGACGGACAGATTTATATGTCGTCCAATGTCGTACCCGAAGTTGCCGGACTGAGAAAGACTTTCAAACGTCTGCCTGACTTGGTCATTACGCAAGGGAAGGAATCAAAGAACCTCTCCTCCAGCAAGGAGAATGCCTTTGAAATGGAGATGGACGTTACTCCCGGTGATGCTGCCAAGACTGGTTTCATCCTCTACAATGAAAAGGGTGAGAAGGTAAACATCTATTTCGATATGAAGGCTGGCAGGCTTGTCATGGACCGAACGGAGAGTGGTAGGACCAAATTCGGTGAGAAGGCTGAAGCCCATAAGATAGAAAAGGAATTCGACCTGCACGAACACCGTGAGATTAAGGAGCCGTTCCGCAAGTTGAATTCAGTCAATTATAAGAATGACTTTGCACTCGGCACATGGGCTCCGTTGAGTCTCTGCGATTCAAAGACCTATCATCTGGATGTCTTTGTTGACAAGTGTTCAGTTGAAATCTTCGTCAATGGCGGTCGTATTGCAATGACTAATCTTGTGTTCCCGACGCAGCCATACACATCTGTCAAGTTCTACTCTGATGGCAACAAGGCCGCTTACAGGAATATAAAGGTGAGTGAACTGAGGCTGTGA
- a CDS encoding MFS transporter, translating into MSKTNKLTLLPVMLCFFAMGFVDLVGIASNYVKSDLHLSDSTANVFPSLVFFWFLIFSVPTGMLMNKIGRKKTVLISLVITLFSLLLPIFGESYGLMLVSFSLLGTGNALMQTSLNPLVSTVMKGGNLASTLTFGQFVKAIASFMAPYLAMWGAQASIPAFGLGWRVLFPIYLIIGTLATLLLFSTPIEEEPIEGKASSFGECLSLLGKPIVLLSFLGIMCHVGIDVGTNTTAPKILMERLGMTLNDAAFATSLYFIFRTIGCLTGSFFLRVMNNRLFFIISVAMMALSMCGLVVGTSKVELFVAIALVGYGNSNIFSMVIARALQSVPGKQNEVSGLMIMGLFGGTIFPLLMGFASDAVGQFGAVVVMAVGVFYLFSYIPRMK; encoded by the coding sequence ATGTCGAAAACCAATAAACTCACACTGCTGCCCGTAATGCTTTGCTTCTTTGCAATGGGTTTTGTCGACCTGGTGGGTATTGCTTCCAATTATGTGAAGAGCGACTTGCATCTGTCGGATTCCACAGCGAATGTCTTTCCGTCCCTTGTCTTCTTCTGGTTCCTCATCTTCTCCGTACCAACAGGAATGTTGATGAATAAGATCGGGCGCAAGAAGACGGTACTCATCAGTCTTGTTATCACCTTGTTCTCCCTTCTCCTGCCGATTTTCGGCGAGTCATACGGCTTGATGCTCGTTTCATTCTCACTACTTGGAACTGGCAATGCTTTGATGCAGACATCGTTGAATCCGCTGGTTTCAACCGTTATGAAGGGTGGAAACTTGGCATCAACACTTACCTTCGGGCAGTTTGTCAAGGCTATCGCATCCTTTATGGCACCTTACTTAGCCATGTGGGGAGCGCAGGCAAGCATTCCTGCTTTCGGTCTCGGATGGCGTGTTCTCTTTCCAATCTATTTGATTATTGGTACACTCGCAACCCTTCTGCTCTTCTCTACACCTATCGAAGAAGAGCCGATCGAGGGCAAGGCAAGCTCTTTCGGAGAGTGTCTCAGCCTGTTGGGTAAGCCGATTGTTCTGCTGAGTTTCCTCGGTATTATGTGTCACGTGGGTATTGATGTGGGTACTAATACTACGGCTCCAAAGATTCTGATGGAGCGTCTTGGCATGACACTGAACGATGCAGCCTTTGCAACATCACTCTACTTTATCTTCCGTACCATCGGATGTCTTACAGGTTCGTTCTTCCTGCGTGTGATGAATAACAGGCTGTTCTTCATCATCTCGGTTGCCATGATGGCACTTTCAATGTGTGGTTTGGTTGTAGGAACGTCAAAAGTTGAGCTTTTCGTGGCTATTGCCCTCGTCGGTTATGGTAACAGTAATATCTTCTCAATGGTCATCGCACGTGCCTTGCAGAGTGTTCCCGGCAAGCAGAACGAGGTGAGCGGACTGATGATTATGGGTCTTTTCGGTGGTACGATCTTCCCGCTTCTCATGGGTTTTGCCAGCGATGCAGTCGGGCAGTTCGGTGCTGTTGTGGTAATGGCAGTGGGTGTGTTCTACCTCTTTTCTTACATTCCAAGGATGAAATAG
- a CDS encoding carbohydrate kinase family protein, translating into MKQVIVGLGEALWDCLPEGKKLGGAPANFAYHAGQFGHDSLAVSAVGNDALGQETLDEFDKKGVKYMMPEVDYQTGTVLVELDDEGVPTYNIKEDVAWDNIPFIPELEEAARNSRAVCFGSLAQRSSVSRQTIQKFLEATPKDCLKIFDINLRQNFYTKEIITNSLKHANILKINDEELVTIGRLFGYPGLDMENKCWLLLGKYNLDMLVLTCGVNGSYVFAPNLQSFHETPKVEVADTVGAGDSFTGAFASAILAGMPITEAHKLAVEVSAYVCTQNGAMPKLPQELLDRIK; encoded by the coding sequence ATGAAACAAGTAATCGTTGGCCTCGGAGAGGCATTATGGGATTGTCTTCCTGAGGGGAAGAAACTCGGTGGCGCACCTGCAAACTTCGCCTATCACGCAGGACAGTTCGGTCATGATTCGCTTGCTGTCAGTGCTGTCGGAAATGACGCATTAGGGCAAGAGACCCTCGATGAATTCGATAAAAAGGGAGTAAAGTACATGATGCCAGAGGTGGATTATCAGACTGGCACCGTCCTGGTGGAACTCGATGATGAGGGCGTACCTACCTATAACATCAAGGAGGATGTGGCATGGGACAATATTCCGTTCATCCCGGAGCTTGAAGAAGCTGCCAGAAACAGCCGTGCCGTGTGTTTCGGTTCGCTGGCACAGCGCAGCAGCGTAAGCCGTCAGACCATACAGAAATTCCTTGAGGCTACACCGAAGGACTGTCTGAAGATATTTGATATTAATCTTCGTCAGAACTTCTATACAAAGGAGATTATCACAAACTCGCTCAAGCACGCCAATATCCTCAAGATTAACGATGAGGAACTCGTTACCATCGGTCGCCTTTTCGGCTATCCGGGACTTGACATGGAGAACAAGTGCTGGCTTCTCCTGGGCAAGTACAATCTCGACATGCTCGTGCTTACCTGCGGTGTAAACGGTTCATACGTATTTGCGCCGAACCTCCAGTCGTTCCATGAAACACCGAAGGTTGAAGTTGCTGATACTGTTGGCGCAGGTGATTCCTTCACGGGTGCCTTTGCTTCAGCCATCCTTGCCGGTATGCCCATCACGGAAGCCCATAAACTTGCCGTGGAAGTCAGTGCATACGTCTGTACGCAGAACGGTGCCATGCCGAAGCTCCCGCAGGAACTGCTTGACAGGATCAAGTAA
- a CDS encoding leucine-rich repeat domain-containing protein, with protein MKRLLLMTILCLAVLQATWAKLTVTKESDGTVVFTLNATGDIASEFKMKGYAQYEALSLIKPHLNATKLKVVTKPGVKMSNEDLKRICGMEENENNFPNLNTLDLESADLTNDADLVNLKYMDKLKTITFPRTTTNIPQYCLTNGSCKIEHVTIPDNKNRSVTVEAQAFGETLKTIKLGEVEPNGHSKIGQHAFLGCTSLTFVDFGLGWKEIGRQAFDGCSALKDIVLPEGIETICYGAFSGAAIEAIHLPNTLKKIEATAFKCHHLKTITIPASVEMIQGQAFQENYALTDVYVLGTHTKAENQAFYEQATASFRYNNPSNTTPLKREFYKKGNSSDSPLAMLHYPEAAYNDYVNENSRSLGGSTKNMEAENGGCWPTKEDGKFTTAHGDYAGWKNFALTGKLKQEETWEDDKRVDGKWYTMCLPFDMTAQQLKSAYGSKVEVVEFSGVEVETKPNRDKIITLKFKTPVTTTKAHHPYMIHPALHKGTQTGVKTTIVGIKKKEEKAESLQAEKVEKTADGVTYTFIGNYDKNKHLQQYSYYYYSGDDETTYKNGFYKWVNLNSGTWTPYTACVLMNKDNGANAKPAISYYMETIDGQTTAIGDLPVMPINHETKQGKIYTVTGQLIQQGTLNLKTLPRGLYIINGKKHIVR; from the coding sequence ATGAAAAGATTACTCTTAATGACAATCCTATGTCTTGCTGTGCTGCAAGCTACATGGGCCAAACTGACTGTGACAAAAGAAAGCGACGGCACAGTCGTTTTCACACTCAATGCTACTGGCGACATTGCAAGTGAATTTAAGATGAAAGGATATGCACAGTATGAGGCATTATCCCTAATTAAGCCTCACTTAAATGCTACGAAGTTGAAAGTTGTAACCAAACCTGGGGTAAAAATGAGCAATGAGGACTTGAAACGTATTTGTGGTATGGAAGAGAATGAGAACAACTTTCCTAACCTAAATACGCTTGACCTTGAATCTGCAGACCTTACAAATGACGCCGACTTGGTTAATCTGAAGTATATGGATAAATTAAAGACTATCACTTTTCCACGTACAACGACAAATATTCCGCAATATTGTCTTACGAATGGTTCATGCAAAATAGAACATGTCACCATTCCTGATAATAAAAACCGCAGTGTTACAGTCGAAGCACAGGCATTTGGAGAAACTCTAAAAACAATCAAATTAGGTGAAGTAGAGCCAAATGGTCATAGTAAAATTGGACAACATGCTTTTTTAGGCTGTACAAGTCTTACTTTTGTTGATTTCGGCTTAGGGTGGAAAGAAATTGGACGCCAGGCTTTCGACGGCTGTTCTGCTTTAAAAGATATTGTTTTACCAGAAGGAATTGAAACCATTTGTTATGGTGCCTTCTCGGGTGCAGCGATTGAAGCTATTCATTTACCAAATACTTTGAAAAAAATTGAAGCAACAGCTTTTAAATGTCACCATTTGAAAACTATTACTATTCCTGCAAGTGTCGAGATGATTCAAGGACAAGCGTTTCAAGAGAACTATGCTTTGACGGATGTTTATGTACTGGGAACACATACGAAGGCAGAAAACCAGGCTTTTTACGAGCAAGCAACCGCAAGTTTTAGATATAATAATCCAAGTAACACGACCCCTTTAAAGCGAGAGTTTTATAAGAAAGGCAACTCTTCTGATAGTCCTTTAGCTATGTTGCATTATCCTGAGGCGGCATACAATGACTATGTCAATGAGAATTCACGTTCCTTGGGCGGTTCAACAAAAAACATGGAAGCAGAGAATGGTGGTTGCTGGCCTACTAAAGAAGATGGTAAATTCACTACGGCGCATGGTGACTATGCCGGTTGGAAGAATTTTGCACTTACTGGTAAACTCAAACAGGAGGAGACCTGGGAGGACGATAAGCGTGTGGATGGCAAATGGTACACAATGTGTCTGCCGTTTGACATGACAGCCCAACAGCTCAAGAGCGCATACGGTTCAAAAGTTGAGGTTGTAGAGTTCTCTGGTGTAGAGGTTGAGACAAAACCTAATCGTGACAAGATTATCACACTGAAGTTTAAAACTCCCGTTACAACAACCAAGGCACATCATCCTTATATGATTCACCCAGCCCTGCACAAGGGAACACAGACAGGCGTAAAGACAACCATCGTAGGCATCAAGAAGAAGGAAGAAAAAGCTGAAAGTCTACAAGCTGAAAAGGTTGAAAAGACTGCTGATGGCGTCACCTATACTTTTATTGGTAATTATGACAAGAACAAGCACTTGCAGCAGTATTCTTATTATTACTATTCGGGCGATGATGAGACAACTTATAAGAATGGTTTTTACAAATGGGTCAACCTTAACAGTGGAACATGGACTCCTTACACGGCATGCGTTTTGATGAATAAGGACAATGGTGCGAATGCTAAACCCGCAATCAGCTATTATATGGAGACTATCGACGGGCAGACAACAGCTATCGGCGACCTTCCCGTCATGCCGATAAACCATGAAACAAAGCAGGGTAAAATCTACACCGTTACCGGGCAGCTTATCCAGCAAGGAACGCTCAATCTGAAGACATTGCCCCGGGGACTGTATATCATTAATGGGAAAAAACATATCGTTCGTTAA